A window from Listeria seeligeri serovar 1/2b str. SLCC3954 encodes these proteins:
- a CDS encoding glycoside hydrolase family 3 protein — protein MKGASDLKKYTATDNDTYVLIENENGATLGLAKDSAVEILESDGFAFKDLNKNGRLDPYEDWRLPMEERIADLVSQLPIEEIAGLMLYSGHQSVATTGRFAEMFAGTYDGLPLAENNQAKISDITDQQKKFLQEDRLRHVLLTAVEDTEAAVTWNNQMQAFVENLDFGIPINMSSDPRHTSEANTEFNAGSGGDISKWPEPLGLAATFNPDVVKQFGEIASLEYRALGITTALSPQVDIATEPRWMRFNGTFGEDGVLSADMAKAYCEGLQNSDEGWGSESVNAMVKHWPGGGSGEAGRDAHYAYGKYAVYPGNNFDEHLIPFTEGAFKLDKTGSASAIMPYYTISYNQTPSNVGNGFNSYLIQNLLRGEYKYDGVVCTDWNITHDNHSMSQFISGKSWGVEEKSVEERHYQSILAGVDQFGGNNDLQPVLAAYEMGKKYFSESVMRNRFEQSAHRLLRNIFQTGLFENPYLSLVKSEETCGNPAYMQAGFEAQKKSVVLLKNKAQVLPLAKKLKVYIPERTRPETFDWFGKKIPATKQFPVDKKIIGKFYELVEEPVEADFALVFIESPQSVAYTEQDGYLPISLQYRPYTAKLARETSIAGGDPLEESTSRSYKNKTNKTTNESDLDAVLATKKIMGDKPVIVCLDIANPTVVAEFETAVDGLLVHFSATTQALLTIISGETEPSGLLPFQMPASMDVVETQKEDVGHDMESYTDELGHVYDFAYGLDFSGVIADERVRKYKK, from the coding sequence ATGAAAGGAGCGAGTGATTTGAAAAAATATACAGCTACCGACAACGATACATATGTATTAATTGAAAATGAAAACGGGGCGACTCTTGGCCTTGCGAAAGACAGCGCAGTAGAAATTTTAGAGAGTGATGGATTTGCTTTTAAAGATTTAAATAAAAACGGACGCCTAGATCCTTATGAAGATTGGCGTTTACCGATGGAGGAACGGATTGCAGATTTAGTTTCGCAATTGCCGATTGAAGAAATTGCGGGCTTGATGCTTTATAGTGGGCATCAAAGTGTAGCGACAACGGGTCGATTTGCTGAGATGTTTGCTGGTACTTATGACGGTTTGCCATTAGCCGAAAATAACCAAGCAAAAATTTCCGATATAACCGACCAACAAAAGAAATTTTTGCAAGAAGATAGATTGCGTCATGTATTATTAACAGCTGTTGAGGATACTGAAGCTGCCGTGACCTGGAATAACCAAATGCAAGCTTTTGTGGAAAACTTGGACTTTGGTATTCCTATTAATATGAGCAGTGATCCGCGCCATACGAGTGAGGCGAATACGGAATTCAATGCTGGTTCTGGCGGCGATATTTCGAAATGGCCGGAACCACTTGGACTTGCTGCGACCTTTAATCCGGATGTCGTCAAACAGTTTGGCGAAATCGCTTCGTTAGAATACCGTGCACTAGGAATTACAACAGCTTTGTCTCCGCAAGTCGATATTGCAACTGAACCACGTTGGATGCGGTTTAATGGTACTTTTGGGGAAGATGGTGTGCTGAGCGCGGACATGGCTAAAGCTTACTGTGAAGGTTTGCAAAATAGTGACGAAGGCTGGGGAAGTGAGAGTGTCAACGCGATGGTAAAACATTGGCCAGGCGGTGGCAGTGGGGAAGCTGGTCGTGATGCGCATTATGCTTACGGAAAATATGCTGTTTACCCAGGAAACAATTTTGATGAGCATTTAATACCCTTTACTGAAGGTGCTTTTAAATTGGATAAAACTGGCTCTGCAAGTGCGATTATGCCATACTATACGATTTCCTATAATCAGACTCCGAGTAATGTTGGAAATGGTTTTAATAGCTATTTAATTCAAAATTTACTTCGTGGTGAGTATAAATATGATGGCGTTGTTTGTACTGATTGGAATATTACGCATGACAATCATAGTATGAGCCAATTTATTTCGGGTAAAAGTTGGGGTGTGGAAGAAAAATCAGTAGAAGAACGTCACTACCAATCCATTTTAGCTGGAGTAGATCAGTTCGGTGGAAACAATGATTTACAACCAGTTCTGGCAGCCTATGAAATGGGTAAAAAGTATTTCTCAGAATCTGTGATGCGCAACCGTTTTGAACAAAGCGCGCACCGTCTATTACGCAACATTTTCCAAACAGGATTATTTGAAAATCCTTATTTATCGTTAGTAAAATCCGAAGAAACTTGCGGCAATCCGGCTTACATGCAAGCTGGTTTTGAAGCGCAGAAAAAATCAGTTGTTTTGCTTAAAAATAAAGCACAAGTACTACCCTTAGCTAAAAAGTTAAAAGTATATATCCCAGAACGCACTCGCCCGGAAACATTTGATTGGTTTGGTAAAAAAATTCCGGCAACTAAACAATTTCCTGTAGATAAAAAAATCATCGGTAAATTTTATGAGCTAGTGGAAGAGCCGGTGGAAGCAGATTTTGCATTAGTTTTCATTGAATCCCCGCAATCAGTTGCCTATACAGAACAAGATGGCTATTTACCAATTTCTTTGCAGTATCGCCCGTACACTGCGAAACTTGCTCGAGAAACAAGTATTGCAGGAGGTGATCCACTGGAAGAATCAACCAGTCGCTCTTACAAAAATAAAACGAATAAAACGACCAATGAATCGGATTTAGATGCCGTTCTTGCCACAAAAAAAATAATGGGAGATAAACCTGTAATTGTTTGTTTAGACATTGCGAATCCAACTGTTGTTGCAGAATTTGAAACTGCTGTGGATGGTTTACTAGTTCATTTTTCGGCAACGACTCAAGCATTACTAACAATCATTTCCGGCGAAACAGAGCCAAGCGGTTTGTTGCCATTCCAAATGCCAGCAAGTATGGATGTGGTTGAAACACAAAAAGAAGATGTCGGACACGATATGGAATCTTATACAGACGAGCTTGGACATGTTTATGATTTTGCTTATGGGTTAGATTTTTCTGGTGTGATAGCGGATGAACGTGTTCGAAAGTATAAAAAGTAG
- a CDS encoding ATP-dependent Clp protease proteolytic subunit, which yields MADNKNNENITNILTQKLIDTRTVLIYGEINQELAEDVSKQLLLLESISDEPITVFINSQGGHVEAGDTIHDMIKFIKPTVKVVGTGWVASAGITIYLAAEKENRFSLPNTRYMIHQPAGGVQGQSTEIEIEAKEIIRMRERINRLIAEATGQTYEKISKDTDRNFWLSVNEAKDYGIVSEIIENRDGLK from the coding sequence ATGGCAGACAATAAAAATAATGAAAACATCACCAACATCCTTACCCAAAAACTAATTGATACACGTACTGTTTTAATTTATGGTGAAATTAACCAAGAGCTGGCAGAAGACGTTTCTAAGCAACTCTTATTACTAGAATCCATCAGTGATGAGCCAATTACCGTTTTCATCAATAGCCAAGGCGGACACGTCGAAGCTGGTGATACGATTCATGATATGATTAAATTCATTAAACCAACAGTCAAAGTCGTTGGAACTGGCTGGGTTGCAAGCGCCGGAATTACTATCTACTTAGCTGCTGAAAAAGAAAACCGCTTTAGCTTACCAAATACCCGCTACATGATTCACCAACCAGCTGGCGGCGTACAAGGTCAAAGCACTGAAATCGAAATCGAAGCAAAAGAAATTATCCGGATGCGCGAACGAATCAATCGTCTAATCGCTGAAGCAACTGGTCAAACTTACGAAAAAATTTCCAAAGATACCGACCGAAACTTCTGGTTATCTGTAAACGAAGCAAAAGATTACGGTATTGTAAGTGAAATTATTGAAAATCGTGATGGCTTGAAATAA